In Paenibacillus algicola, a genomic segment contains:
- a CDS encoding nucleotidyltransferase domain-containing protein, protein MSDIQALRIEQQEGIRILFACESGSRVVSPSRTATTI, encoded by the coding sequence ATGTCTGACATACAAGCTTTGCGTATCGAGCAGCAAGAGGGCATCCGCATCCTGTTCGCTTGTGAATCCGGCAGCCGAGTCGTTTCGCCTTCAAGGACAGCCACTACGATATGA
- a CDS encoding Ig-like domain-containing protein, producing MGNSWRIRNAQPALTVTDVTYIPDIYVSFGTRKEGLGLPRTIEITLEDHSVTDAPVAWNGGTPIYDPAAAGVYLFEGTLDLPAGIHNPNQVTAEAKVILKERVPDDVITGLVLDQSSYRLQTGQTHSTVTKAVYSSGRQEALGEGSCIRRVDYPVTGNKN from the coding sequence ATGGGGAACAGCTGGCGCATCCGCAATGCTCAGCCGGCGCTGACAGTTACGGATGTGACTTATATCCCGGATATTTATGTCTCGTTTGGTACAAGGAAGGAGGGGCTCGGACTGCCCAGAACGATAGAGATTACCTTGGAGGACCATTCGGTTACAGACGCTCCAGTCGCTTGGAATGGGGGTACTCCGATATATGATCCTGCAGCCGCAGGAGTTTATCTATTTGAGGGGACGCTTGATTTGCCAGCAGGCATCCATAATCCGAACCAGGTTACAGCAGAAGCGAAAGTGATCTTGAAGGAGCGGGTGCCTGACGATGTCATCACAGGTCTGGTGCTTGATCAATCCAGCTACCGGCTGCAGACCGGCCAAACCCATTCAACTGTAACCAAGGCGGTGTACAGCAGCGGAAGGCAGGAAGCGTTGGGAGAGGGGTCTTGTATCAGGCGTGTTGATTATCCAGTAACAGGAAATAAAAATTGA
- a CDS encoding carbohydrate-binding protein → MTQLSLSIEQADGTVKAEHQGEDKAVLVYKQAYEEGDVIVLNSSESGVYLVIQLEDTIPPAYVYLKGNTYRYPVPPSEKRVSYSPKSFTGSVHVLQARLATEDERSATKNLAYNSFDQSDNEQCFPHASANVQTRGESVFAPRNAINGNTISHSHGPWPFESWGINQRADAAITVHFGRTVEVESVALTLRADFPHDNYWTQATLTFSDGSKQVVHLEKSGEPQSFAVEPKSIEWVTLSELIPSDDPSPFPALTQIEVYGRD, encoded by the coding sequence ATGACTCAGTTATCACTTTCCATTGAACAGGCAGACGGCACGGTAAAGGCAGAGCACCAGGGTGAGGACAAGGCGGTACTGGTGTACAAGCAGGCTTATGAAGAAGGCGATGTCATTGTATTGAACAGCTCGGAGTCTGGCGTCTATCTCGTTATTCAGCTGGAGGATACGATTCCACCGGCGTATGTTTACCTGAAAGGGAATACATATCGTTATCCTGTACCTCCAAGTGAGAAGAGGGTATCCTATTCGCCGAAATCCTTTACGGGCAGTGTGCATGTGCTTCAGGCGCGGCTGGCTACTGAGGACGAGCGGTCTGCGACCAAGAACCTCGCGTACAACAGCTTTGATCAATCGGACAATGAGCAGTGCTTCCCGCATGCTTCAGCGAATGTGCAGACCCGGGGCGAGTCCGTATTTGCTCCACGAAACGCGATTAACGGCAATACCATTTCCCACTCTCATGGACCTTGGCCGTTCGAATCCTGGGGCATCAATCAGCGGGCGGATGCAGCGATTACTGTGCATTTTGGCCGAACGGTGGAGGTGGAGAGCGTAGCTTTGACCCTTCGTGCAGATTTCCCGCATGATAACTATTGGACACAAGCGACACTGACCTTCTCCGATGGCAGCAAGCAGGTGGTTCATCTGGAAAAGAGCGGGGAGCCGCAGTCCTTTGCCGTAGAGCCCAAAAGCATTGAGTGGGTAACCTTGAGCGAGCTAATCCCCTCGGACGATCCGTCTCCGTTCCCGGCATTAACACAAATTGAGGTATACGGGCGGGATTAA
- a CDS encoding multicopper oxidase domain-containing protein, with amino-acid sequence MKRRFHIVAISVRIVINDFGDHDPEGKLYVLKENENKVRRLIAKNPFTTVDLVQPLIIRANAGDDIEILFENRLNAPASMHIQDVEYNVMTSDGAAVGFNSNTTVQPGNTITYSWHATRESICLFNDFGNTLSSELGTQVHGLFGALIVEPRGSSWTDPETGKFIDSGIYADVHNPFLPSFREYAWVFHDEMEINDLTGDTPFSPHTLQPEATHTVNYRGEPMRNRQRLILNGVVSPDTEGEEVHHDSWMFGDPATPVLRAYVGDPVKIRLIHGGVQETHVFHYHVHQWLFEPTDMESEIKDSQAISPQASYTISPLYGAGSLQEAFGDVIIHCHLYPHFDEGMWGMQRIFNTLQDGRGKYPNGKPIKALKPLPDRPRPPEPTKAKPGFPNFIPGIVGKKAPRPPLGIEGGRPSTRLEINQFAPNAVPGAVFVNPCEPDINPDREFHIVAVQLPVVYNTHGWHDPQARIFVLAEDEEAVCSGRKKPEPLTIRANAGDCIRLKFTNKLPEVIGGNAFQLVNRTYEAGLHVHFVKFDPLVSDGANVGWNYDSGILPGQTIQYQWFADAELKATFFHDHLFANQHQNHGLFAAINIEPRGSLFLSSETGKEIKAGTQATIVNPFIPDFREFTLLVHDFAFLFDKDGDPLNQPPFPSSHDDPGAMGINYSNEPLQFRLTHPDSDPAYVFSSWVHGDPATPMLNTYNGDPVRIRLLQGSHEESHSFNLHRQRWRMERGDLDSDLVDQQHIGISESFTLEFSIEGIGDFDMLYHFGSIDDIWLGNWGILRTFEERVPHLIPLPDRQMPRRRTKALPEPNGKRPPKPSGEENVPAPPGAPVRKYEVVALQTPVIYNDFGDQDPFSIIFALKENVEDIIDSSLNPEPLIIRGNVGEIIEVTLFNTLDDLKFPPDDQLYPGVPINVLHRPSKRISLHTQLLQYDVRFSDGATVGFNPDQTIAPGEQITYRWYIDQQIGAVGLVDMADIRNHRHHGAFGMLITEPRGSTYLHHVTREPLSTGSQAIILNGGNSFREYCILMHDGVRLYNKDGVLILDPEPVIRVDAEEETEDFEDQGSRGFNYRAERFKNRLIANPDISLVFSSTVHGDPATPLFLAYPGDPVVIRFIFMSDRARAHTFVLHGHQWLRSDDDINSQLVSFQGQISVGHTDDFPIQYGAGGFLGKPGDYLYRSGNIRWDIELGVWGIFRVLEKMSPELAPLLLKNI; translated from the coding sequence GTGAAAAGACGATTTCATATTGTAGCGATCTCCGTCCGGATCGTCATCAACGACTTCGGAGATCACGACCCTGAAGGCAAATTGTATGTCCTGAAAGAGAATGAAAACAAGGTCAGAAGGCTGATAGCCAAAAACCCCTTCACTACCGTTGACTTGGTTCAACCCTTGATCATTCGGGCCAACGCCGGAGATGATATTGAAATATTATTTGAAAACAGGCTGAACGCTCCCGCCTCCATGCATATTCAGGATGTTGAATACAATGTCATGACCTCAGATGGAGCAGCTGTTGGATTTAACAGCAACACTACGGTCCAGCCGGGAAATACCATAACCTACTCATGGCATGCCACCCGTGAGAGTATCTGCCTGTTTAATGATTTTGGCAACACGCTTTCCAGTGAGCTGGGAACGCAGGTTCATGGTCTTTTCGGCGCACTCATCGTTGAACCCCGAGGCTCCAGCTGGACCGACCCCGAGACGGGAAAATTTATAGATTCCGGGATTTACGCGGATGTACATAATCCTTTTCTTCCCTCATTTCGTGAATATGCCTGGGTTTTTCATGATGAAATGGAGATTAATGATCTGACCGGGGATACACCTTTCAGTCCTCACACGTTACAGCCTGAAGCAACCCACACGGTAAATTATCGGGGAGAACCGATGCGAAACCGTCAACGACTTATTCTGAACGGAGTGGTTTCTCCCGATACGGAGGGCGAAGAGGTTCATCACGATTCGTGGATGTTCGGAGATCCAGCTACGCCCGTATTGCGTGCCTATGTGGGAGATCCAGTAAAAATCAGGCTCATTCACGGCGGAGTCCAAGAAACTCATGTTTTCCACTACCATGTTCACCAGTGGTTGTTTGAACCCACCGACATGGAATCTGAAATTAAAGACTCGCAAGCGATATCGCCTCAGGCTTCCTACACCATCTCTCCACTTTATGGAGCAGGCAGTCTGCAAGAGGCTTTTGGGGATGTTATTATTCACTGCCATTTGTACCCTCACTTCGATGAGGGAATGTGGGGGATGCAGCGCATATTTAATACACTTCAGGACGGAAGGGGCAAATATCCTAACGGGAAACCGATTAAAGCGCTGAAACCACTTCCGGACCGCCCAAGACCCCCTGAACCGACAAAAGCAAAGCCTGGTTTTCCTAATTTTATTCCCGGGATTGTGGGCAAGAAAGCTCCCAGACCCCCCCTTGGAATTGAAGGCGGCCGTCCATCAACGCGACTCGAAATCAACCAGTTTGCTCCCAATGCAGTGCCAGGAGCCGTATTTGTAAATCCGTGCGAGCCTGACATAAACCCTGACCGGGAATTTCATATTGTCGCTGTCCAGCTCCCTGTCGTTTACAACACTCATGGCTGGCATGATCCACAAGCCCGCATTTTTGTGCTGGCTGAAGATGAAGAAGCTGTATGCTCGGGGCGTAAAAAGCCTGAGCCGCTAACTATTAGAGCAAACGCCGGTGACTGTATCCGATTGAAATTTACAAATAAATTACCGGAGGTCATCGGAGGCAATGCTTTTCAACTGGTAAATCGGACCTATGAAGCCGGCCTTCATGTTCACTTCGTCAAGTTCGATCCTCTCGTTTCAGATGGTGCCAATGTAGGCTGGAACTATGATTCCGGTATATTACCCGGCCAGACTATTCAATATCAATGGTTTGCGGATGCGGAGCTTAAGGCAACGTTTTTTCATGATCATCTTTTTGCTAATCAACATCAGAATCACGGTTTGTTTGCAGCTATAAACATAGAGCCTAGAGGATCTCTGTTTTTATCTTCAGAAACAGGTAAAGAAATTAAGGCAGGCACACAGGCTACTATTGTCAATCCGTTTATCCCTGACTTTAGAGAATTCACTCTGCTCGTTCATGATTTTGCCTTCTTGTTTGATAAAGATGGAGATCCATTAAATCAGCCTCCGTTCCCTAGCTCCCATGATGACCCAGGGGCTATGGGGATTAATTACAGTAACGAACCCCTTCAGTTCCGGCTGACCCATCCCGACAGCGACCCCGCATATGTCTTTAGTTCTTGGGTGCATGGAGATCCCGCAACGCCGATGCTTAATACGTATAATGGGGATCCCGTCCGTATTCGGCTGCTCCAAGGATCTCATGAGGAATCTCATTCTTTTAATTTGCATCGCCAGCGGTGGAGAATGGAAAGAGGCGACCTGGATTCCGATCTTGTAGATCAGCAGCATATCGGAATATCAGAATCTTTTACCCTGGAGTTTTCCATTGAAGGAATTGGCGACTTTGATATGTTATATCATTTTGGCTCCATCGATGACATTTGGCTCGGAAATTGGGGAATTCTGCGCACATTCGAAGAACGCGTTCCCCATCTTATTCCTTTGCCTGATCGCCAAATGCCTAGACGACGAACGAAAGCCTTGCCCGAACCGAATGGAAAACGACCGCCTAAACCATCAGGTGAAGAAAATGTACCTGCGCCACCAGGAGCACCGGTCCGCAAATATGAAGTTGTCGCCTTACAAACGCCAGTTATTTATAACGATTTCGGCGATCAGGATCCGTTCAGCATCATATTCGCTTTGAAGGAAAATGTCGAAGATATTATTGACAGCAGCCTTAATCCGGAGCCGCTGATCATCAGAGGAAACGTAGGTGAAATCATTGAGGTTACTTTATTTAATACACTGGATGATTTAAAGTTCCCACCTGATGATCAGCTGTACCCAGGTGTCCCGATCAACGTACTTCATAGACCGTCCAAACGAATATCGCTCCATACCCAATTGCTCCAATACGACGTTCGTTTTTCTGATGGTGCCACGGTTGGTTTTAATCCAGATCAAACGATTGCACCTGGTGAACAAATTACGTATCGGTGGTATATTGACCAGCAGATTGGTGCCGTAGGGCTTGTTGATATGGCAGACATTCGAAACCATCGTCATCATGGAGCTTTTGGCATGCTAATCACCGAGCCCCGGGGTTCTACCTACCTCCACCATGTTACCAGGGAACCTCTCAGCACAGGAAGTCAAGCGATTATTCTCAACGGCGGAAACAGCTTCAGGGAATACTGTATCCTGATGCACGATGGTGTGCGGCTTTATAATAAAGACGGTGTGCTCATCCTTGATCCTGAGCCGGTTATTCGAGTGGACGCGGAGGAAGAGACGGAGGATTTTGAAGACCAGGGCTCTCGAGGCTTTAATTATAGAGCTGAACGATTCAAGAACCGTCTTATTGCCAACCCCGATATTTCATTAGTGTTCAGCTCCACTGTTCATGGGGATCCAGCTACTCCGCTATTTTTGGCTTACCCGGGAGATCCGGTCGTCATTCGCTTTATTTTTATGTCCGATCGTGCTCGTGCACACACTTTTGTCTTGCATGGGCATCAATGGCTGCGAAGCGATGATGATATTAATTCACAGCTTGTATCCTTCCAAGGACAGATAAGTGTCGGTCATACGGATGACTTTCCTATTCAGTATGGTGCAGGCGGCTTTCTGGGAAAGCCCGGTGATTATTTATACCGTTCAGGAAATATACGTTGGGATATCGAGCTGGGAGTATGGGGGATTTTCAGAGTATTGGAGAAAATGAGCCCCGAATTAGCACCACTCCTATTAAAGAACATATAA
- a CDS encoding WXG100 family type VII secretion target, with amino-acid sequence MFKIIVPPEVLIQLSQQFHLASLQFEWTVNQLNHQMDTMLLWEGTTRQRFYADYDRARLDLKRVIELMESVSVELQGIAIKFRLLDEETLSYIPSSNKPEPKNWQDHAEDLWEGVKTGGRNIADSIVSTGEALIEDPIGTAGDMLYNATIGTAEEVIDTTVWGAKMAFDVGDTREKFDESVNAAGGRDQFIGQQGVAIASNFLLRRLGLKDHDDSGGGGGGSKKAEGTDNTVGNFAGNIIAENIPNMSKQEILDSLPKDWKYTDNNGFVHIRDARGNVRMKIDPPDKVTKYDHVHLFDESGNPIDVNLNVVDRKSSEAHIPYKK; translated from the coding sequence ATGTTCAAAATAATTGTGCCGCCGGAAGTGCTGATCCAGTTGTCCCAGCAGTTTCACCTAGCTTCCCTGCAATTCGAATGGACTGTAAACCAACTGAATCATCAAATGGACACGATGCTGTTATGGGAAGGGACGACACGGCAGCGATTTTATGCGGATTATGATAGAGCTCGACTGGATCTGAAACGGGTTATTGAACTTATGGAGTCTGTCAGCGTAGAATTACAAGGAATCGCAATTAAATTTAGGCTTCTTGATGAGGAAACCTTGTCATATATCCCATCTAGTAATAAGCCCGAGCCGAAAAACTGGCAGGATCACGCAGAAGATCTGTGGGAAGGTGTCAAGACAGGCGGCAGGAATATCGCAGATTCCATCGTTAGCACAGGAGAAGCCTTGATCGAGGACCCTATCGGAACCGCAGGTGACATGCTGTACAATGCCACCATTGGCACTGCAGAAGAAGTCATAGATACTACGGTTTGGGGAGCCAAGATGGCCTTCGACGTGGGAGACACCCGGGAGAAGTTTGATGAGAGTGTGAATGCTGCTGGAGGAAGAGACCAATTTATTGGGCAGCAGGGAGTTGCAATTGCGAGTAATTTCCTTCTTCGCAGGCTCGGTCTCAAGGATCACGATGATTCAGGCGGTGGTGGTGGCGGCTCTAAGAAGGCTGAGGGTACGGATAACACTGTAGGAAACTTTGCAGGTAACATTATTGCTGAAAACATTCCTAACATGTCAAAACAAGAAATCTTAGATAGCTTGCCGAAGGATTGGAAGTATACTGATAACAATGGTTTCGTTCACATTAGAGATGCTAGAGGAAACGTTCGAATGAAAATTGACCCACCTGATAAGGTTACAAAGTATGACCATGTTCATTTGTTTGATGAAAGTGGTAATCCGATTGATGTAAACTTGAATGTTGTTGACAGAAAAAGCTCTGAAGCTCATATCCCATACAAAAAGTGA
- a CDS encoding methyl-accepting chemotaxis protein — protein sequence MTHLQQHLRDDLRRKNGWIFKILVMNGLLSIGSLVGLGASLDMILMNLIGNVVMLGFFAFFHFRHRAVTYIPFIPIVGYTLITFGVSMLKPDFVNVFAVFVILILSMVYMYRSYLLTGIICGLVLILYILFGQSEVLGLEKYASSSAFYLYILGSVILLFFSKVTGSLVKDIAASSSQSQTLYEQMSQQKEHLLQETSGISTELTSITAASIDNLEAFRRMGTAFEEMTEGANEQAASTQTITDNIYKTSQQLTAMTEAVHMLNQQAAQAKVTSHEGGLRITEMDMLMKELETVLLTLSQSMKELDGRITETEGFNQVIRAIADQTNLLSVNASIEAARSGQYGAGFSIIASEIRKLSESAGDSAKRISNNLSDITMYSQNTLRRLNEVVSRVAGSSETTSSARAAFQQIDADIGNLNGKAEEMERMITGVTEANQSTYDVTHEFISISQQTAATMEELKASVDELLYSNERSVQSLRQADQRLNNMQV from the coding sequence ATGACACATCTGCAGCAGCATTTACGCGATGACCTTCGGCGGAAGAACGGTTGGATTTTTAAAATTTTGGTGATGAACGGGCTATTATCGATTGGGAGTCTGGTTGGTCTTGGAGCAAGCCTGGACATGATCCTGATGAACCTCATCGGCAATGTGGTGATGCTAGGCTTCTTTGCATTTTTTCATTTTCGGCATCGGGCTGTGACCTATATTCCGTTCATACCTATTGTTGGCTATACGTTAATTACGTTTGGCGTGTCCATGTTAAAGCCGGATTTCGTTAATGTGTTCGCAGTTTTTGTGATTCTGATCTTGTCGATGGTGTACATGTATCGCTCTTATTTGTTGACAGGAATTATCTGTGGTTTGGTGTTAATACTGTATATTTTGTTCGGGCAAAGTGAAGTCCTCGGATTGGAAAAATACGCTTCCAGCTCGGCATTCTATCTCTACATTCTCGGGTCGGTCATCCTGCTCTTCTTCTCCAAGGTTACGGGAAGCCTGGTGAAGGATATTGCGGCGTCTTCCTCTCAAAGCCAGACCTTATATGAACAAATGTCCCAGCAAAAAGAGCATCTCCTCCAGGAAACCTCCGGCATTTCCACGGAGCTGACCTCGATCACGGCAGCAAGCATTGACAATTTGGAAGCGTTCCGCCGTATGGGAACTGCTTTTGAAGAAATGACGGAGGGAGCGAACGAGCAGGCCGCTTCCACCCAAACGATCACCGACAACATCTACAAAACCTCCCAGCAACTTACAGCGATGACGGAGGCTGTGCATATGCTGAATCAGCAAGCGGCGCAAGCCAAGGTGACTTCCCATGAAGGCGGTCTCCGGATCACGGAGATGGATATGCTCATGAAGGAGCTGGAAACGGTACTGCTCACCCTTTCCCAGAGCATGAAGGAGCTGGATGGGCGAATTACGGAAACGGAGGGCTTCAATCAGGTCATTCGTGCTATCGCGGACCAGACGAATCTGTTGTCGGTCAATGCGAGCATTGAGGCCGCCAGGTCAGGGCAGTATGGAGCAGGCTTTTCAATCATTGCCAGCGAGATTCGCAAGCTTTCAGAATCTGCCGGTGATTCTGCCAAACGGATTTCGAACAATTTATCGGATATCACGATGTACTCCCAGAACACGCTGCGCCGCCTGAATGAGGTTGTGTCCAGAGTCGCAGGCAGCTCGGAGACGACTTCAAGCGCCCGGGCAGCCTTCCAGCAGATCGACGCGGACATTGGGAATTTGAATGGTAAGGCGGAGGAAATGGAAAGGATGATTACCGGTGTAACGGAAGCCAATCAGTCCACTTATGATGTGACCCATGAATTTATTTCGATTTCCCAGCAAACGGCGGCGACCATGGAGGAGCTGAAGGCTTCCGTGGATGAACTGCTATACAGTAATGAACGCAGTGTGCAGAGTCTGCGGCAGGCGGATCAAAGACTGAACAACATGCAGGTTTAG
- the nfsB gene encoding oxygen-insensitive NAD(P)H nitroreductase, translating into MEAMKKRYSAKEFDPSKSISSENMRNIEALLQLAPSSTNLQPWHFIIAQTDEGKKRMARAAEGLFIFNKSKVLNAAAVVVFATKTDISEEYLQHLTDREDQDGRFAQGNFKTDNHNGRKMFVDFHKFDYKDVQQWAEKQVYLNLGSFLLGVAALDIDAVAMEGMDFQALDDEFSLNEKGFSSCVVVALGYRAPSDFNAALPKSRLDVAEIIEHV; encoded by the coding sequence ATGGAGGCTATGAAAAAGCGTTATTCCGCCAAAGAGTTTGATCCGTCAAAAAGCATTTCAAGTGAGAATATGAGGAACATTGAGGCTTTGCTGCAGCTGGCCCCGTCATCGACCAATTTGCAGCCGTGGCATTTTATCATTGCTCAAACCGACGAGGGCAAGAAAAGAATGGCTCGTGCAGCAGAGGGGCTGTTCATTTTTAACAAATCCAAGGTGTTGAATGCTGCGGCAGTGGTGGTGTTCGCAACCAAAACAGATATTTCAGAAGAGTATCTGCAGCATCTTACAGATCGAGAAGATCAGGACGGTCGCTTTGCTCAAGGGAATTTCAAGACGGATAACCATAACGGCCGAAAAATGTTCGTGGACTTCCATAAATTTGACTACAAGGATGTTCAGCAGTGGGCGGAGAAGCAGGTATACCTCAATTTGGGCAGCTTCCTGCTCGGGGTGGCGGCACTGGACATTGATGCTGTCGCAATGGAAGGCATGGATTTTCAGGCGCTCGACGATGAATTCAGCCTGAATGAAAAAGGATTCAGCTCCTGTGTCGTGGTTGCGCTGGGCTACCGGGCACCATCCGATTTTAACGCAGCACTGCCGAAATCCAGACTGGATGTGGCTGAAATTATCGAGCATGTCTAG
- a CDS encoding BclA C-terminal domain-containing protein: MKKKLYHALAALAIVVALNPLGDVLAASSFKDIDRVPWAEKEISKMALMGVVTGEPSGAFKPNESVTKQETIAQVIRLLGWDNSETENQTDPLSVDTWAKPYVALAIEKGLIDPAEEKQLSAWGRQAASREWASRLIIRATKREGDAVALTGVASTFRDAAQVSPEYKGYVNAAVRLEIMQGFTDRTFKPDVEVTRAQMTVLLANALPYMDGKSKVVSGIVSSITKDTITIKQSGETVSFDITDESLFYGKGSKKPIPRSNLLPGTPVTLTASGGSGLVIEAVDQVRTIKPPVAEQGEQGPIGPAGPPGPAGPQGPQGPSGSSGSPGSPGSQGPAGPEGPQGPAGTGAPGPVGPQGPAGNDGAPGATGPQGPAGPAGPQGPAGNDGAPGATGPAGPVGPAGSQGLPGADGMDYGPYTGFAANTSGYVMAVVMNGTDIPLPDAQNMGSYISSSRTTTFIVNEAGRYKLSYSINLTEPLLVSTRINVSGVQVRASTIEPINPQSQFSASVIVNLSAGDTVSLQMYGINRAINLLPASQGASLMIERIG; encoded by the coding sequence ATGAAGAAGAAGTTGTATCATGCCTTAGCTGCGCTTGCAATTGTGGTTGCGCTCAATCCGCTAGGGGATGTGTTGGCGGCCAGCTCGTTTAAGGATATTGATCGGGTACCATGGGCGGAAAAAGAAATTTCAAAGATGGCACTGATGGGTGTGGTAACAGGAGAGCCGTCAGGAGCTTTTAAGCCTAACGAAAGTGTGACGAAACAGGAAACCATCGCGCAGGTCATTCGTCTTTTGGGCTGGGACAACTCAGAGACCGAAAACCAGACTGACCCTCTCTCAGTAGACACTTGGGCCAAACCTTATGTGGCACTGGCGATTGAGAAAGGCTTGATTGACCCTGCCGAGGAAAAGCAGCTTTCTGCATGGGGCAGACAGGCCGCGAGCCGGGAGTGGGCCTCCAGGCTGATCATTCGGGCGACAAAACGTGAGGGAGATGCAGTGGCACTCACAGGAGTTGCTTCGACATTCCGGGACGCTGCTCAAGTTTCCCCGGAATATAAAGGTTATGTCAACGCGGCAGTTCGCCTCGAGATTATGCAGGGTTTCACTGACCGTACATTTAAGCCGGATGTAGAAGTTACCCGCGCTCAGATGACGGTACTGCTTGCCAATGCACTGCCTTATATGGATGGAAAGAGCAAGGTAGTCAGTGGAATTGTCAGCAGTATTACAAAAGATACTATCACAATTAAGCAATCTGGAGAAACGGTCTCTTTCGATATTACTGATGAGAGTTTGTTCTATGGAAAAGGAAGCAAGAAACCTATACCAAGATCCAATCTGCTGCCTGGCACGCCTGTAACGCTTACAGCATCGGGCGGCAGCGGACTTGTAATTGAGGCGGTTGATCAGGTGCGGACGATCAAGCCTCCAGTAGCAGAACAAGGAGAACAAGGACCGATTGGACCGGCCGGGCCACCAGGGCCTGCGGGACCTCAAGGGCCGCAGGGACCATCGGGCTCCTCAGGTTCTCCAGGCTCTCCAGGCTCACAAGGACCGGCAGGTCCAGAAGGTCCACAGGGACCGGCAGGAACAGGGGCGCCAGGTCCAGTCGGACCACAGGGCCCAGCAGGCAACGATGGAGCACCAGGTGCCACAGGACCGCAAGGTCCAGCGGGACCAGCCGGACCACAGGGCCCAGCAGGCAATGATGGAGCACCAGGTGCCACAGGTCCAGCCGGTCCAGTGGGACCAGCCGGATCACAGGGGCTTCCTGGAGCGGACGGAATGGATTACGGTCCATATACCGGTTTTGCTGCTAACACGAGTGGATATGTTATGGCGGTTGTTATGAACGGTACTGACATACCACTGCCGGATGCACAAAATATGGGTTCGTATATATCTTCTTCAAGAACTACTACATTCATCGTCAATGAAGCAGGAAGATATAAGCTGAGTTATAGCATTAACTTAACGGAACCACTGTTAGTCAGCACGCGAATCAATGTGAGCGGCGTGCAGGTTAGGGCATCAACGATCGAGCCCATTAACCCCCAAAGCCAATTCAGTGCAAGTGTAATTGTAAATCTTTCGGCGGGAGACACGGTAAGTCTGCAGATGTACGGCATAAACAGAGCTATAAACTTACTGCCAGCTAGTCAAGGCGCATCGCTGATGATTGAGAGAATTGGATAA